The Pseudophryne corroboree isolate aPseCor3 chromosome 2, aPseCor3.hap2, whole genome shotgun sequence genome has a segment encoding these proteins:
- the LOC134997131 gene encoding paraneoplastic antigen Ma2 homolog, translating into MEGLTGDDIYHWCQRKGVNPQKCIGVGGELTETSDDTVLRKVSTLYGVIRPNIVDNWDDEAGRKIAVLVETDKELDVNLIPLMIIADEETGRRWSIIGPNIREENITSIPISAVISPEGVDKGEASGNGHTATNVNGGQFETMVDRVVSQLERWHYEGSYRRLRIFSGIVPVPAGEEPYESWKEAAVQQAEEWQCPDKIKRQRVVESLRGPAMGIIQAARRSNPNANLETYLEALDYAYGTMEDVGDLLSRLHHTFQEPSEKLSAYVIRIDKLLYKIVEKKGITRDEVDKSRMRQVLRGALTTDPVAQKLRCSEKKEPPPGFNEILKDIKQEEVLIEMREKTVKKVKVVQTVTETSPLEEKILKLMEEQNKRIEQFIENQSINNLSQSTPSSDSTRGGGRRGTFNSRGCFRCGRIGHRAFECNLNRNSPRRYVTPSLNTDGEDQDRGNGQGRPVNPQQVS; encoded by the coding sequence ATGGAAGGATTAACTGGAGATGATATTTACCACTGGTGTCAGAGGAAGGGGgtaaacccccaaaagtgtattggAGTAGGAGGAGAGTTAACGGAAACTTCGGATGACACTGTGTTAAGAAAAGTGAGTACCCTGTACGGAGTAATAAGACCAAatatagtggacaactgggatgacgAAGCAGGAAGAAAGATTGCTGTCTTGGTTGAAACGGATAAAGAATTGGATGTGAATTTGATACCATTAATGATAATAGCTGATGAAGAAACAGGAAGAAGATGGTCCATAATTGGTCCTAATATCAGAGAAGAAAATATCACCAGTATACCCATCTCGGCCGTGATCTCACCAGAGGGAGTAGACAAAGGAGAAGCTAGTGGAAATGGACACACTGCTACAAATGTAAATGGTGGACAATTCGAAACCATGGTAGATAGGGTGGTCTCCCAACTTGAGAGATGGCATTATGAAGGGAGTTATCGGAGGTTGAGGATCTTTTCTGGTATTGTACCCGTACCCGCCGGAGAAGAACCGTATGAATCATGGAAAGAAGCCGCCGTTCAACAAGCAGAGGAATGGCAATGTCCTGATAAAATAAAGAGACAACGAGTGGTGGAGAGTCTACGAGGCCCAGCCATGGGGATAATACAAGCAGCCAGGAGAAGTAATCCAAATGCCAATCTGGAGACCTACCTCGAGGCCTTGGATTATGCGTATGGTACTATGGAAGATGTAGGGGATCTGTTATCCAGATTACACCACACGTTTCAAGAGCCTAGTGAGAAACTTAGCGCTTATGTTATAAGAATAGATAAACTACTGTATAAGATAGTGGAAAAAAAAGGGATCACTCGAGATGAAGTAGATAAAAGTCGCATGAGACAGGTATTACGGGGTGCTTTAACAACTGATCCTGTAGCACAGAAGTTGAGGTGTTCTGAGAAAAAAGAACCACCACCCGGATTTAACGAGATATTAAAAGACATCAAACAAGAAGAAGTACTGATTGAGATGAGGGAAAAGACGGTAAAAAAGGTTAAGGTAGTACAAACTGTGACTGAGACTTCCCCATTAGAGGAGAAAATATTAAAATTAATGGAAGAACAGAACAAAAGAATAGAGCAATTCATTGAAAATCAAAGTATCAATAACCTTTCCCAGAGTACTCCATCTAGTGATTCAACACGGGGTGGGGGAAGAAGGGGCACTTTCAATAGCAGGGGCTGTTTTAGGTGTGGGAGGATTGGCCATCGAGCCTTTGAGTGTAACCTGAATCGGAACTCGCCTCGGAGGTATGTTACTCCCTCTCTGAACACCGATGGTGAAGACCAAGATCGGGGAAACGGACAAGGGAGGCCCGTGAATCCCCAACAGGTCTCCTAG